From Vigna angularis cultivar LongXiaoDou No.4 chromosome 11, ASM1680809v1, whole genome shotgun sequence:
ttaaaaaaatataattaaatagatCTGAGAATATGAAAAAGAGAGTATgatgttgtttttattaaaagaaagataatgtgatttaagtaaaattaaaataaaaatttatgaaaatttgtatatgatgataaattaaaatatatattttaattaattattataagaaatataataataaaatattatattttattattctagatataaaattaaaatataaaaaatcattcttcACTAAGTATGGGTAATATGTTCCTCTCCCAACTCACTGAAACAAAAAACCCCTAAAAGTTGAAAACAGCAAGTAATTTGAAGTAAAAATttgaagtaaaaaatttaaagtaaaaaatttaaagtaaaaaatttaaagtaaaaaatttaaagtaaaaaatttaaagtaaaaaatttaaagtaaaaaatttaaagtaaaaaatttaaagtaaaaaatttaaagtaaaaaatttaaagtaaaaaatttaaagtaaaaaatttaaagtaaaaaatttaaaatgctGGCTGTGGGGTTCGAACCCACGCGCACTTATGTGCAGAAGATCTTAAGTCTTCCCCCTTAACCTCTCGGGCAAACCAGCTTCTTATGTTAATAATTTggaattaagtttattttaccattagtctataacaaacaaaatttttttttatcacccTTTTAACTCTCTGGTATTAAGAATCTTCCCTTCTTTAACTTATTGTAAACCATCTGTTAACCTAATCCTAATTtcaactattattatttttttaacatttacatTCACTTTATGCTTCAAATTAAAGGATATAAGTTTAGATAGAAAATATTAGTGTTCAACTCAttgaaaagaaggaaaacatcatctaaatgttttatttcaattaGTTATGTCATGTTAAGGGAAGAATAATAAATAGtgtaaagaattttttttatgaaaggtgctaaataatttgattgatatattaatatatttaaatattaatttattgattaattgcttaaaataatttaatatataaaaaacaagtttaaaaatataaattcaagttaagatatattgaaataaattataaaaattaaaataagttaattatattttattaaatatattaatattaactgtttaattgttttaacaTAGATAAGTTGTTATAGGTAAATTTTAGCACTTTCTTCACGAGATTGTaaagaaagtttaaaaaaaagttacattttttttttcatgttaattaatatttatataattataagcCTAAATGATActcttaattaatattatataatggATAAAAGATAGGTAGTCTTTTCattattgaataattaaaaatatcatgttttatttattgtaatttttattttgataaaatctatccattaacttttattttggatttgagatgaaataataaaatttcaaacattCTTACTTATTGACGTATcatgtataataaataaatattcttatcttatattttattaaaaggtaTATGTTTCAttataattactaataaatatatatacatcaacTTTTTACTAtcactgaaaaataaaaataaataatgagaattattaaaataaaatatactattaaatTATAAGTGTAacatcaaaaaataaattcttacccttagaaaaataataatgtttttacaaaaacaataaataactGAAACTAAGcacacaaataaacaaaaacatgcCAAGGCTTCACCTCATCATGGAGGGACGTACTCATCTCGATTGAGCCCGGTCCCTAGACCTGAACCttgggctctgataccatttgtagggaggttgaacacacacacacatacacataaatATCTTCACagtgataagatattgtccgctttagGCCAAGCCTTCACGGATTttcttttggtaccactccaaaaagGCCTCTTAACAATGACGatatgttatgtgtatataaactcatcttcatctcttattttatccgatgtgggactttgtttgtacccaacaggTTAAACAACACCTTAGGCAAAGATGGAGCAcctagactaggacctcttACTACTCTTTATTACATAATTCCCTTATCTACCTGAGATAGAACTATTGTTGGAGGACAGAATAACCTCTAAGACTTAGCTTCCTACATTAACACCTACACTACAGTGCACCACAAtggaatctctccacgagagtTATGGAATTACACGCATCTACCATGCACGTGATCTAAACCAAATCATCATAACCATCATATTCATCAATCATACACATACAcctaaatatattcaaaaaatcataaatatctCGTTATTCAATTAATTAAGTATTAGCGAATTTATAAACTAACTTACCTAAATaaataatccaaaaaaaaaacatatacaaacttaaaaacaaaatgcccaacaaatttttaattgttttttaaggATAGTTGATTATGGCACCTGATAATCGATCATTCAAGAGAAAATTCATATAAAGATGACCTTCAaactgaaataatcgattatcacacctGATAATCCATTTTTCCATAgagttttaaagaaaatataacattatgactaagataatcgattatcacacctgataatcgattattcatacCAGTTTTGACATTAACGTGATTTTTCTGATTTTGGTGCACTATAGGACCTGTCCAAATGACCAATTTAGGTTCTCTAACACTATTATTGAtatgaaaatatgtttatatatgaaaaatggaGTACCACATTGCTCATTTGGTTAGAAACAAGATACATTAGACCAACTCAACAACTCAAAAGTAGTTAAGATCAATTCTATATCGTATGAACTAGAAATTTGCAAACTAAGGGTCTGAACAAGTCACAATTGATTCAAAAACAGACCCGAACTTTCATTTTCATCACATACcctctattttatatttttcactagTTAAAGCCTCTAAAAATGAATCAAAAACAGTATAAAACTCAACCTATCAACCATTGACTAATTCCATTTCAGATTTTGCTTAATTGGGCTTATACAAGTTTTGAATAACCATAAAACAGACCCAAAAACTTAGTTTCTCTCATTTGACCCTAAACTCAACTTCTCGCCTATCAAAACcccattttcaaaccaagaaCCAACCTATAACTCAGCCTACTTTCTACTTCCCAATACTACATCAATTTATACCATTTATACTCCAAAACACCAAAACGAGACATTCAAACCAATACCAATTCTCAAACATGTCCAACACTATTAATCAACATATAAACATCACACTACAATCATCTCAATCATAACatattcaatcaaacataattcCTCGGAACATAGCAAACATAAACTCATGCAACATAACACAAAATTAAGAACAATATTAGCTTCTCTTACCTGTTAGAAAACCAAACGACCCTAAAGAACCCTAAACAACTCCTACAGATCAAGGACATTAAATATGCctacaaacaacaaaatcatgatCAGAGTATGTTGTTAAGACCACTGAGGTTGACAAGGAACTAATAAGAGGAGTTGAATGACACATGTGAGAAATTCCCTTTGCATGTCTTAAActtaaaactaaagaaaaagaacaaaagctAACTTACTTTATATGAAAGACTGATCGGTTGAAAGTGAATAACTCATTGTCGTAATCTCCTAGGCACCTCCTGATTATCGAACAGAAAGAGTTAGAATTcgtaaagaaaagaaagagataatTGAGATAATAAGCTTTTAAAGAAATGACAAATGTTTGATACctgtttataaaattttatttatattattgaattattttatcattgacATACTCGATCTCATTGTTTTAAACATCTATCAATTATAATACTCCATTTTATTGATTCATGccataagaaaaattataaaataattaatttatataatttaattataaatatctttaattgaattaaattaaaaaatatttacataaccTCTAAActaataagagaaaaaatataaaatatatttttagtttttaaacttattttgttcCACTTCaaaactttcatatattttaatatcaaattctaaaaaataGATAGAATCATTTTAACCCGGtgttaaatctttttaaatattaaaatttaaaatattaaaattatttaatatgtttcaaattaaatactaatctaaaatattatttaataaaaaattaatatcattaaattaaaatgagtatatttattatttttaaaatttaaagataaaaaaatgtataaaaatttgaaaaaaggaGAAATTCCAATTTCAAGATTCAAAATTTAGTTTAGAAacttaaaaatacaattaattagaaaaaagagAGTTAAAAAACACAATATGTATGTAACcataaaagttttataaataatgtaaaaatataaaatgaaattattaatattacctCTTAccatttcatatttaatttaaataatctaaatttttaattttactctaattttcgttgttttcttttatttcagtCTCACACTTTCCctctattaattttaaacaaaggTTAACATCCCAATTACTCAAACCCTAGGCAGCAGCAAAGAGAAGAAGTAAAACCACATGCGAGCCTTGTGGTTGCGGCAATGGCGGAGCACTTGCCATCGATATTCGGGACGGGGAAGGTCATGGTGAATTGCCCGTTCTACTTCAAGATCGGCGCGTGTAGGCACGGTGATCGGTGCTCTTTCCTCCACACGAAGCCGAGCATAAGCCTTACCATTCTGCTCTCCAACATGTACCAGCGCTCCGACATGATAACCCCCGGCGTTGATGCCCACGACAACCCTATCGACCCCCGCAAGATCCAGGAGCACTTCGAGGAGTTCTATGAGGATATCTTTGAGGAGCTCTCCAAGTACGGCGAAATCGAAAGCCTCAATGTCTGCGACAACCTCGCCGACCACATGGTATGTTCCCTCACCCTAGCCCTAATCCTAATCCCAACCCCTTGTTTTCTCcattttcattataattgaaCGCTGTCTTTTTCAGGCGGGGAATGTATACGTTCAGTTCAGAGAGGATGAGCATGCTGCAAATGCTGTCAGGAACCTCACTGGACGGTTTTATGCCGGTTAGTTATCTCCTTTTCTTTTGGTTCTCTGCAGCTTCTCATTCATTCTGTTTTTCCGAGGTTCATCAATGCACGCCATTCTGTCTCCGTAATCTAAATATTGAGTTAGTTTGGTTGTTTGTATGAGTGCAGGCAGGCCAGTTATCGTGGATTTCTCGCCGGTGACGGATTTTCGAGGAGTTACTTGCAGGCAGTACGAGGAGAATACTTGCAACCGCCGTGGCTGCAACTTCATGCATTTGAAGAGAATTAGCCGGTAAAACTTTGGCTTTGGTATTtaggttctttttttttccttgagGACGGTGGTGTTTGTTGGTTACATGTGTTTTGGGGAGCCTTTACAAATTCGGATGACTATTTATTCTGAAACCAAATTAGTAGAAAAACTCAGTATAAAATTCCAACTCTAAAGCTATTAAAGTCGCTTCAATCCAAAACTAGTTATAGACTCGATCAATTGGTGAACACCTAATTAAACATGCGAACATTTGCCTATGATCGTGGTAGCGAATATTTGAATGCGATTCTGGATCATCTAGTATGAATTCAAACATGCTATAAAATTTAAAGCTTAACTTTGTCTGATACATGTTATGTACAGGGATTTGAGACACCAATTATTTGGGAAGCACCATAGAAGGCACAGCAGAAGCAGGAGTCCTTATGGGCATCGCAGCCATGATGAGCGGTCCCATCTTAGTCATAGCAGAAAGTACGATGACAGGGACCACCATCATGAGAGTCGTGGTAGGAAACACAGGACGAGTCCTGGACTTAGGAGAGGAAGAAGTCGAAGTCCTGGACGGAGGAAGCACCGCAGTCCAGTCAGAGATGGCAGTGAGGAGAGGAGGGCAAGAATCGAGCAGTGGAACAGGGAGAAGGAAGAACAAGATCCTGGAAACAAGGCTAAAGCTGATGACATTGACAATGGTAACCAGGGGTACTCTCTAAATGCTAGCGAATCTCATGGGCATCAGCATCAAGAGCAGGAACAGCAAACTCCAAATGAGGCTTATTGATCTGTTTATGTTATTATGGTTTGTGTTCTCTCCCTTTTGCTTGCCTATTCATTTGGATCTAGGAAGcatattttattctagaataCCACCCACAGGATAAATACAGCTCACCACCCATTTTCCACTTTGCTGGTGCACTTCTCTAACATGTGGAATGTGTTTCCTTCTTCCTCCCTCCCCTTTTACCTTTTggatttttccatttttttatagACATGATATTTGATTGCGTGTGGATGTTTGTGCTACTTGTGTAGGTTATTCATAACATTTTACTCTTTTGAACTATGTTTTCAACCATCTTTCTGTATTATTTGGTCACTCTTCAGTGATAGAATGTACTACAAATACTGTTGAGCTGAGCTTTGTTCTTGTTTCTACTGTATGTATGTATGAAGGTCAGCTAAAAACTTGtgaatatgttatttttcttgCTTTGTGTTGTTCCTACAAGTATTTAATAATCCTCTAGCCAAGAATGTTTTGTCGGATCTATcttccaaaaaaattatattttgttgtcaTTCATGTCTTTTGATTTCTTCAAAGGTGTTTGTCAATTTTTCACTATTCCCTCTTTTGTAGATTTCAAAATAGCCTTATAGCATTTTTTCTGATataatcctttaaaaaattGCCTCCTATTTGATGATCAGAGTTTTGTAGCTATTTTCACGGTCTTCTGTCGTTAGAAAACGGATACCCCTTTTCTTGACTTGCTAATTGTTAACATTCATAGGGGATTTTGATTAATGACTCCTATCAGTTTCAACTCTTTCACAGTTTCTGTTTTCAGTTTTCATCCgctctttcattttctctcttgaaaatttgaaattggaTGATGCTTCATTGTTGTGAGTTTTGCAGGTTTAGGTATTATGAAATGAGCCCTTTACTTAGTTGAAGTTCACCTCATTCATGGTACTAAGCTATTGGAGTACGTTTTAACGGATCTTTAAAACATTgcttttattgataaatttattaatctttataataaatattttaaaattaaaatagtataatttacaaggaaaaaaataaaaaacctttACATTTTCAATCTATTATCTGAAATCTGAAAGAggtaaaaatggttaaaaaaaccTATATGCTGAAGATATCAAGTCTTTCCCTTAACCTCTTGGGCAAACCACCAACTTGGTGAGGTTgtactttaaaattaatttaatttaactagTTTTCGATATTTCACAGAACTGCTCAAAAGAAGCGAGCCTCCGCCATCCTGGCACAACAAATCTCCTATATCACAAATCCAGCACAACAATTCTCTTATATCACAAATCCTCGCTGACATACTGTAAGCTATCCCTGACACCCATtcccttcattttttttattctcattaGTCCATGCTTCGATTGAACATGGTCTTTTTCAGGTGGAGAATGTTTGTTCAGATCAGAGAGAAGAACGGAAACCTCGCTCGAAGGTTTTATTTTGGTTAGTTGTGTTTTTGCTCTGTTTTGTTTGGTTCACTGCAACTTGTCATTCATATTGAAACTTTGATGATGGCAAACTAGTTTAGATGGAATAAAAGAGTTTGATAATTGATGCAAACTTTCTAGATTGTGCACACTTTcagtaatatatatttgaatgtgGTGGGAGAATTGGTGCGTATTATTCCCAATGACGAAAAGTTTAGTAATCTGAAGGGGGGCGTGGCGTTCAGCGATAAAAAATCAATTGGGTCTCCCTATTGCAACTTACTATGATTGTTGCTTCTAAGGTTGAGAAACCCATTTGATTCCATGCCCTCTCCCTTGTCGATACTTGGCATCCCGAGGGATTTCCAGTTCTCCCAATTCCCGCAATTTTCTCCCAATTCCCACATTGTACCTCTATATCTTATTATTCCGTGTATTCTTCCCTTTTCTGAAAAGTTTGAGTTAGTTATCAAGAACACATTATGGTTGGCACCACAACTCGTAAGCGCAGTAAATTTTGcaacaaattaattttgaaattttctttggGGTGCATGACCTTACTCTGGTGTGTAAGGTCATTCAATTCATTTTAGTCCCTGATACAGTCTTTagaattgtaaaataaaaattgatatgatTGAAATGCTTATTctaattaaattgatatttgtaGCCCAGTGATGTCCTGTGGGTATATTGGAATGATACAGATGATACGAGTTACAAATGGTGGGTGGTATCGTGGATTTAAGTGTACAACTTTAAAGGTTTTGAACCAATAGGAATTTGTATATGTAAACAATCAGAGATGGTGAATCATGTCCCCCCTTCACTCAAGAGTGCATTGTTCATAAATAATACTTTGTTTCATATATATTGCGGAgtaattataaatgttaaatcCTACACTGTTCTTGAAAATGTGGTATTCCTTAAAATAATTTGCATAACTTTTGTTACCCAAAAAGTATTATATTCCAAATGCAGTAAATTACTTCATAATGATCCTGTGAGTCAGGATATGAGCAATGAAATTAAAATCTTCGAGTCCATAACTCAATGCAGATGAGTAATGGCAAGGTAATGCAATCAGCTTCCATACCATAATGCAAAATAAAGAGTTTATAAACAGAGACAattatttattctctttctcTATGTTCAggtatattataatattaataagtaGATTTGAATTTTCATTATATCAACATCTAGACCTAAAgaaaagtaatttttctagATAAAGTCCATTTATTAGGattctaattttttctttaaaaatgcACCTTTTGATGCATGCCGTTgatctaaaattatataagcaAAAAATAATCTATGATTATATGCTTAAATTGGAGGAAACAGAATTTAATAAcgagaattttaaaaaattaaaatcaaatgacaataatttgttatttttaaattgagaaatgctagatagaataaaaatttacattatagagttgaaattagattttattattttactcttgTTCTATTAAGTTTACTATGAATTTGCATTAAGTTCAAGATTTAAAAATGGGTTTTTCTTTGGAAGataatagaaatatattaatCTTAACAAATGAGAATTTAGTCTTGATGTGAATAATATAAGAGCAAACCAAAAGATGAAAAGAGGCAGTGGAGATTGAAGTGACGGAAGAAGTTTTTTAGTAATAACCTAGTCGCAGTTTCTTTGATGGCCATATTTGGATTTTTCCTCGataatcttcttccatataCCAATTTCAACTCAATGTAAGAATATCAGGAGTTGAGCGCCGAACGAGACCTGAAGACATTTATTTATGTCCTACAAACCTAACCTGTAACTGACTTAGCAAGAAAAAAAGGTTGGTTGACAAAAAAATCATTACGGCTAAGTTGGAAAAATGTTGGTTGAAGTTGGTGCATCAATATTTTGGTTtcctttctttcattattaCTCATTGTTCATCCAACTTTTCTTCACCACATCCTACTTAATCAAATCAAAAACTACATTTGATCATTTTTCTATAATtgcaaaatctaaataaaaaatcaagaaaatcaTGTTAAAGAATATTTAGAAAAACTGTTAAATATCTCACAtgatcaaaattataatatataggtaaatgtaaatttttataaaacaattataatatataagtgaatgtaAATCTTTATAagagaattttataaaattaagttaaactttaattttattatcttaaaatcaTGTTagagttatttaaaatttattattgttaagttTGTTGGATCTATTGTGTTATTCAATTTCAAATCTCTTCCTAGATCTATTATTAGTTTGGTTTTTATAACTAGTTTTGTTTCGTTACTTCCTTAATTAAACTAGAAGTAGTCTTGTTTTAGCAAATGAATACAAAAGGTGTGGAATGTTTTCCCTTCTAGTAACAAAAAAAGGCAATATAGGAGAAATTTACATGTTAGTTCTTTAAGATAATGGGTTAATGGATCTTCAACCTTACATAgtgttttactttctcatttctatccaatgtgaaaCTTAGACTTACACTTGGAATTTTAACAccttacatttttttcttcaaattaaaatcaaaacattaTTTCAAGGTTTTTAACATTGACAATCActttattcatttaaaagataaaactttATCATTTGAAGTGGTAGTTATCTCTCATGAACGTCGAAATGCAAAAATCATTTAAGATATTTCAGAaggttatatatatttgtaatcatGGTAGTGTTTGATCTCATAAACTTAATATGTTTTCCTAGGTTTTTATCATAGTTGACTATTTACATAATTGCTACCTCGTTTTTCACGTGCTTAAATAAGTAtttgacaaaattaaatttgttgaaataattTACATTGGTGCGTGTTCGATATCTCATTAACAAAATTAGATTGTAAGAAAtcatactttttatatttagtgTGTCTCTCTCACATCTATGTTGGCAAAATCACACTCATTTAAACAAACTTTTGATGTAATATTCATACCCTTGTGTCTCACAATTATATGAGCTTTTAAGTAAAATCTTTAATACAAACTCAATATCATTGTGTCTCTTACTCATTTATGGCTCCATCTAGAGTTGTCAATTTGAGATGGGTAAACTTGGGTTGAAGGTCGAAACAAGTTGGCCCAAGTTGAAAGTCAAGACAAGTCAATCCAAATTAAAGGAATGTGCTAGTTTGGGCCGAAGGTTAAGACAAATCAATAAGGGTCAAATTAAAGGTCGAGAAAACATGGTCCATACCAAAGGTCAAGACGAGCCAACCCATGCAAAAGTCAAGACTAACTGACTTTAATCGAAAGTCGAAACTTGTTAACTGATTGAAGGTTGAGATGACTTGTCCCATGCTTGTAGGTTGAGATGGGTCAACTAAAGCTAAAGGTCGAGATGGTCTATCCCAAGTCAAAGATTTAGACAAGTTGCCTAGGATCGTAAATTGagacaaactcattcaaaaaaaaatcaagattaGTTTATCCAAATAAAAGGTTGATTATGATAAAGATAGTGATTTTTCTTTCTAACTCTAAggttgtaataaataaattcgAGTTAAAAGTTAGAtacatgtttaaataaaaaagatggaGACAAGTTGATCTAAGTAGTGTAGCTCCAACCATGCAAACTTTAGATGTAGATTTTGCTTTGACATGCCTCCGTCCCACATTTATATAAGGGAAAGGACACatttacaagaaaaacaaaataaaaaaacaaaagaaactcTTATAGAATTCGTATATTAACATGTCTCTCATATTTTTGATATCGTTATTGTAAAATTACACTTATAGAATCACATTCTTATTAGcgaataataataacaataataatttttataataataatttttataataataatttttataataataataataataacacaataataataacaccagtaataataacaaataagaGTATCAATAaactatatctatatataaagaattctcctattttatatatctattttatcctttataatataattgtcGTTAaatactttttcaaaaataatccttattttaaaatttgttgaactaaatgactttttttttctgttttttttcatcataaatttgttgaataaaattgttattttttcttttgtttttattatgtaaagATATACTTATATTCcataatgaataaaattattttacatatcaacttaatcaatttacaaatattataacttatgttataatatatgtaacatcccaaaaatacactgtaaaatcatataatagagtgatcacatataataatattacagttcagttattacaaaagatagaatgtacggttatggccgaacgaccttacaaaaataGCAGGGAGTTAAAACTGCAAAAATGGCTACAAATATAGGACGAACGACTTATAACCTTCCTATGCTGAACGgtcaaatcaaaagataaaataaacgCATGATCGAACGCTCCTACAAAAGAGTAGGCCAACAACTGACCGAGCGTCCTAAGGTTCGACCTTCACGTCCGTCTCTTCCaatgcttcttccagcaactcttctcctcCTGCTTCcacccacagggtgatcatcgcaatgacaagGTCGAACGAACGGGAATACATGACAAGAcagaaaatagggtaagcttatgtaatttaatttaagtatcaacatatatttcacacaatcaactaaacaagataaatcattaactctttcatgcaaagcctaatactagactctgactgtccggattgt
This genomic window contains:
- the LOC108334005 gene encoding splicing factor U2af small subunit B — translated: MAEHLPSIFGTGKVMVNCPFYFKIGACRHGDRCSFLHTKPSISLTILLSNMYQRSDMITPGVDAHDNPIDPRKIQEHFEEFYEDIFEELSKYGEIESLNVCDNLADHMAGNVYVQFREDEHAANAVRNLTGRFYAGRPVIVDFSPVTDFRGVTCRQYEENTCNRRGCNFMHLKRISRDLRHQLFGKHHRRHSRSRSPYGHRSHDERSHLSHSRKYDDRDHHHESRGRKHRTSPGLRRGRSRSPGRRKHRSPVRDGSEERRARIEQWNREKEEQDPGNKAKADDIDNGNQGYSLNASESHGHQHQEQEQQTPNEAY